Proteins found in one Dermacentor silvarum isolate Dsil-2018 chromosome 8, BIME_Dsil_1.4, whole genome shotgun sequence genomic segment:
- the LOC119462911 gene encoding U8 snoRNA-decapping enzyme-like, with translation MDKVVPEKHPLDLSIVQSLNLNQNGFEACALSEALATGYRNAAHAMLWAPADMLVMQRYQQKAMVLAVVRFDGYLGFPGGMVDPGESPAQAVNRELREELNADTSRFWATESDHVISFRQQERRFACHLYALRVSSDELLATERAAIGSREHGHETLGILRVPLYSMADGVRGLPVFLAQRFAGTAREQLLYAAVRLSLLDEAAARTALGQSEATFGSVATHRPD, from the exons ATGGACAAGGTTGTACCGGAGAAGCACCCGCTTGACCTGAGCATCGTGCAGAGCCTGAACCTGAACCAGAACGGCTTCGAGGCGTGCGCGCTGTCTGAGGCCCTGGCCACGGGATACCGGAACGCAGCGCACGCCATGCTTTGGGCTCCTGCCGACATGCTCGTCATGCAGCGCTACCAGCAGAAAGCCATGGTCTTG GCGGTGGTGCGCTTCGATGGCTACCTGGGCTTTCCCGGAGGCATGGTGGACCCGGGCGAGAGCCCGGCGCAGGCCGTGAACCGAGAGCTGCGCGAGGAGCTGAACGCGGACACTTCTCGGTTCTGGGCCACCGAGAGCGACCACGTGATCAGCTTCCGGCAGCAGGAGCGGCGCTTCGCGTGCCACTTGTACGCGCTGCGCGTGTCGTCCGACGAGCTGCTGGCCACCGAGCGCGCCGCCATCGGCAGCCGGGAGCACGGCCACGAGACGCTGGGCATCCTGCGGGTGCCCCTCTACAGCATGGCCGACGGCGTCCGCGGCCTGCCGGTGTTTCTCGCACAGCGCTTCGCCGGCACCGCGCGCGAGCAGCTGCTCTACGCGGCCGTCAGGCTGAGCCTGCTGGACGAGGCCGCGGCGCGCACGGCCCTCGGCCAGAGCGAGGCCACGTTCGGCTCCGTCGCTACTCACCGGCCAGACTGA